TCGTACACAGTGGGGAACTGCGTATTGATGTCGCTTTTATTGGTGTGCCATCTTGCGACGAGTACGGTAATGCCAACGGCTATACAGGCACCGCCAGCTGCGGCTCATTAGGCTATGCCAAAATTGATGCCGAAACAGCGAAAAAAGTGGTGATGCTGACAGAAGAACTGCTGGATTATCCACACAATCCATCCAGTATCAAACAAGATGAAGTCGACTATATCGTTAAAGTTAAACGTGTCGGTGATGCCGATAAAATTGGTGCTGACGCCACTCGAATGACATCTAACCCAAGAGAGCTGCTGATTGCCCGCACAGCCGCTGATGTCATTGAGAAATCTGGCTTTTTTAAAGACGGTTTTTCATTACAAACGGGTACAGGTGGCGCATCCCTTGCGGTTACACGTTTCCTAGAAGATAAAATGCGTCGCCACAATATCACCGCAGGTTTTGCTCTAGGTGGTATTACATCAACCATCGTTGATTTGCATGAAAAAGGCTTAATCCGCAAATTATTAGACGTACAAAGCTTTGATAAAGCCGCTGCAGAGTCACTCGCGCGTAATCCAAACCACATTGAAATCAGTGCTAATCAGTACGCTTGTTTTGATTCCAAAGGCGCATCTGTTGACATGTTAGATGTGGTCGTACTCAGTGCACTAGAAATCGATACTCGCTTTAATGTCAATGTGTTAACGGGTTCTGACGGTGTTATTCGTGGTGCATCCGGTGGTCACAGTGATACCGCAGTAGCAGCAAAATTATCGATTATTGTTGCGCCGTTAGTGCGAGGCCGTATCCCAACATTAGTTGATGAAGTCCTGACTTGCGTTACACCGGGGTCAAGCGTCGATATTTTAGTGACCGACCATGGTATTGCCGTTAACCCTGCACGCCCTGAACTGAAACAGCAATTAGAAAGCCAAGGCATCAAAACAGTTTCAATTGGCTGGTTAAGGGAGCGTGCCCAGTTACTCACAGGAACCCCTAACCCGATTGAATTTACAGACAAAGTGGTTGCTGTCGTGCGTTACCGTGATGGCTCTGTGATTGATGTTGTTCATCAAGTGAAGGAGTAACTATGTTTTGCCCACTGCCTGATACTCAAGAGCAATTTGAAATTTTCTTACCTGAGCTGCTAGCAAGCCGTGATGCCCGTCAGGCTCGTCAGCAACAATGGATTGGTCTCCATCAGGTAACCTTGATTTCATTTACTGTCGTTTTCCCGGGAGCAGTCAAAGACAACTCCCTTGTTAGACACGTGTTTAATCAGGGTCTAAATGCGCTTAAACAAGTTGCTTTATGCAGGCAGTGGGTACTTTTATCTCAACAATCATGGGCATTACGCACAGGGCCTGAATGTTTAGTTGCCGTGGATGCAGATGCCATTGACGTAAAAAAAGCGTTAATTGAAGCTGAAGAATTCTCCCCTGTGGGGCGTTTATGGGATTTTGATGTCTTTGATGCACAAGGGAAACAATATTCACGGAGTCAGTTAAATTTACCTGTAAGGCGTTGTTTAATTTGTGAAAAAGAAGCCAAAGTGTGTGCTCGTCATCGCACACATCCGTTGGCTGATATTCTTCTTCGCATTGAGGAGTTAGCCCATGGAACTTGTTAGTTATTCACAAACCCTAAGTGACCAACTCACGCACTATTACAGCCAGTTAGCTTGGCAGGCCATGCTCGCCGAAGTGAATTTGACCCCAAAACCGGGTTTAGTGGATAAGCACAATACAGGGGCGCATAAAGATATGGCACTAACGGATTTTCATTTAAGTGCCAATGCCATCGCCAGATTTTTCCCGTCATTTATTCAGGCTGGCGCACAACATAAAGATTTACCGATTAACCAAGTTTTAAGCAAAATTAGAACTATCGGAATCGAATGTGAAACTGCCATGTTCCGAGCAACTCAAGGGGTAAATACCCATAAAGGCAGCATTTTTTCATTAGGATTAGTGTTAACCGCGGTTGGCCGCTTAATGGCATTACAGCAAACCGTGACACCATCTGCGATTAGCCAATTAGTTGCTGGGATGTGCCAAGGAATTTGTACTGAATTAATGCAACCTACACAGACGCCAACAGCTGGTCAGCGGTTATATCAACAATTTGGTTTTACGGGTGCACGAGGGGAAGCCGAAGGCGGCTACTCATTAGTCATCAACCATGCATTACCGTTTTATTTACAGCAATTGGCAGCACAACAAGATGCTGAAATAGCTTTAATAAATACGTTAATACTATTAATGAAAGTTAATGATGATACCAATATTGCAAATCGCGGCGGCTTAGACGGTTTAATTTGGGTAAAACAGCAAGCAACAGAATTATTGCAAGAAGGTATTAATCACCCTGATGATTTAGTCAAAGTAAAACAATTTGACCAACACTGTATTCAAAAGAATTTAAGCCCAGGTGGCAGTGCAGATTTACTCATTTTAACATGGTTTTTTGCCCGTCTACCTAGACAAGGCTTCGGTATTTAGTATTAAAAATTAAAACAACTTAAATATTCACCAACACAGGAACCCATTCAATAATTTAATTAATAAAGATAAATAAAAATATATTTAATTAAGCAACCGTTATTGATTTAAAGAATTTATAACATATTGGAAATAGCTAAATAATGGTAATGAATATTAAAACCATTATTCCTATTGATGCACTGCTACGCCTCCAATATGACGAAAAACCAAATTCATAATATTAAAGTTTTAATTTCGTTAAGGATTAAGCCTATGCCAAAAGACAAAATCTGGAAACTGCTACTTCTGATAGCAATTCCAATCATTATCGCCTTAATACCGACCCCCGCAGGGTTACCGCATATCGCGTGGTTATTATTTGGTCTCTACCTCGCCGCTATTGTTGGATTGGTATTAAAACCTTATTCAGAACCGGTTATTTTATTAGCCACTATCGCCGCCAGCGCTGTGATTATTGGCGTGACTGGAACAAAAGATGTAAAAGCCAGTGAAGTGTTAAGTGGTTATGCATCAGGGACAACATGGTTAGTATTTGCGGCGTTTACGCTGAGTGCTGCATTTGTTATTACGGGTCTGGGTAAACGCCTTTCTTATATTTTGATTGGTAAATTGGGCGGTACGACATTAGGCCTTGGCTATGTGACTGCAATCCTTGACTTAATTATTGCCCCTGCAACGCCATCGAATACAGCTCGTGCGGGTGGGATTGTATTCCCAATCATTAACAGTGTGGCGGTGGCGTTAGGGTCTGATCCTGAAAAAAGCCCTCGTAAAGCAGGCCACTACCTATTAGTGAACGTGTATATGGTGACCAAAACCACCAGCTATATGTTCTTAACAGCGATGGCACCAAACGCTTTAGCATTAGCCATGATGAGTGACATTATGGGCATTCATTTAAGCTGGGGTGGATGGGCACTTGCAGCATCCGTTCCTGGTTTGATCATGCTGATTTTGACACCATTGATGATTTATAAACTGTACCCACCTGAACTCAAAAAGGTGAATAACAAAGAGATCGCAGCAAAAGGCTTAGCTGACTTAGGCCCGATGACCATGCGTGAAAAATTGTTAGCTATCATCTTCGTTATCGCGCTGTGCGGCTGGATTTTCTCTGACTTTATTGGTGTGAGCGCATCCAGCGTAGCTATCGCTGTCATGGCATTAACCTTAATTTTAGGTGTTGTTACATGGGATGACGTGCTGAAAAACAAAGGTGGCTGGAACACCCTGATTTGGTACGGTGGTATCATCAGTATGTCTGGCGTGCTGACTAAAGCGGGCTTCTTCAAATGGTTAGCCGACACCATGAGTCAGTACCTGTCTTTCGGTGACCAAGCCATGTTAGCCTTCTTTGTTATCATGTTTATCAGTGTCGCAATTCGTTACCTGTTCGCCTCAGGTGGTGCTTACGTTGCTGCGATGGTGCCTGTATTTGCTACAGTTGGCATGGTCGCAGGTGCACCTCCTATGTTACTGGCGTTAGGCTTACTGTTCTCTAACGCATACGGCGGAAGTGTAACGCACTACGGTGGTGCCGCAGCGCCAATCGTCTTCGGTGCAGGCTACAACGATATTCGTTCTTGGTGGATCATCGGTGGGTTAGTGGCATTCGTTAGCTTATTCGTCCACATGACTATCGGTTTAGGTTGGTGGGAAATCTTGATTAGCATGGGCCTGATTTAATGCGTTCTGTAATCATTATTCACTAAACCATTCAATGGGGTACAATGCAAATTGTGCCCCTTTTTTAAATCTGACAAAACCTATTTCGCGTTAACGATGGTGCGGCTTTGAATAACATGCGGGATCCATCCCCTAAATAGTTCAAATTGCAGCTAGGCGTCAAACGAAGGCATCCTTAGGAGCATACACAAGTATGTGACTAAGGTAACTGAGTGCAGACAACAACGCTGCGGCTTGAAATATGACGGGGATGAGGAGCATACATAAGTATGTGACTTGGGTTGTCGATTGCAGCCAACACCGCTACAGACTGAAACATGGCAAGGATCCAAAATAATCCTCTAAATAGTTCGGACTGTGGCTAGGCGGCAAATGAGACAATCCCAAGGAGCATACATAAGTATGTGACTTGGGTTGTCGATTGCAGCCAACACCGCTACAGACCGAAATATGACGAGGATATAAGCTTATGAAAAAAATCCCATGCACCCTAATGCGCGGCGGCACATCAAAAGGCGTTTTTCTACTGGCTGACTCATTACCAACCGATATCAAACAACGTGATGAATTGATTTTAGATATTATGGGCTCGGGTCACCCTTTACAGATTGATGGCATTGGTGGTGGTAGCCCGCAAACCAGTAAGGTCGCCATTATCAGCCGCTCTGAACATCCTGATGCGGATGTTGATTATCTATTTGCCCAAGTGGCGATTACTGAGCGCATTGTCGATACTGCCCCAAATTGTGGCAATATGTTATGTGCTGTTGGCCCTTTTGCCCTCGAAAAAGGGTTAGTACCTATCACTGACAATGTGACTACAGTCCGTGTTCGTAATGTCAACACAGAAACCTTTGTCAATTCCACCGTACAGACCCCTAATGGCCAGGTTCAGTATGAAGGAAATACCCAAATTGCTAGTGTTCCGGGCAGTGCTGCTCCTATCGCCCTCACCTTTTTAAATGCCAGTGGTGCCAAAACGGGTAAATTATTACCAACAGGTAATGCCATCGATACCATTGATGGTATTGAGGTAAGCTGTATTGATATGGCGGTTCCCATCGTCTTAATCGATGCACCACAGTTGAATAAAACAGGTTATGAAAGTGCCGCAGAATTAGAATCCGATAACGCGTTTATGCAACAACTCGAGTCGATTCGCATTAAAGCAGGTGCCATAATGGGGTTAGGCGATGTCACGAAAAAAGTGATCCCTAAACCAATTTTAGTTTCACCCGCTACCCAAGGTGGCACCATTAACGTCCGTTATTTTATGCCACAAAAATGCCACGGCGCACTGGCGGTGACTGGGGCAATTGCTATCGCCACCAGCACCATTTTGCCAAATAACATTGCGCAGCGTTATGTTCAATCAGTGGATATGAAAAACATTGCGATTGAGCATTTAAGTGGCAAATTTGAAGTTACCCTGAACCAACAGGGGGATTCCCCTGAAGGATTACAGGCCTCGATAATTCGCACTGCCCGTAAGCTCTTTGAAGGGGATGTGTTTGTACTGTAATTGCATTAACCTGCCCTATTGATTAGGGCAGGTTATTCAATGTTATCAATCGAGTAAATCGACAAATTCCCCATTGATATAATAAGACACACGATATGCCTCATCTGGGGTAGGTAACTCTAACTTACCCGCCATTCGCTCCATCACCTGTTCTGGCACAGCAAATTTCCGCTGTTGGTTTTGTTGCCGCCACTGCTTAGCTGGCACTTCTAAATACACAATGTGCACTTTTGCTTGATAGCGAGCAAACAAGCTCACCATGCTTTCACGCAAAGATGCACTGAGGGAGGTTGCATTCCAAATAAAATTCGTTTTTGTACGCAAAAATTGCTTTGCTTGCTCTTTACCTTGCTGCGCTACCCAGCCTTGCGCATTTCGGTCTGCTGGGTTGATTTTGTGCTCACGGCGAATTTCATCAAGACACACCATCTGAGTTTGCGGGTAAAACTGTTTCACAAAATGGTCTTTGCCCATCCCCGGTAAGCCACATAACATGGTGACTTCACTACCTTCTTCCTCAAAAGGTTGGTAGTCTGGCGTTCCCCTTTGGTGATGAAAATAATGAAATCGCCCTGCCAATGAAGCAAATTCTTTTGGCTTATCCCAACAAGCTTGTTCGCGGCAAAATAGCTCAAACAACTCAATTCGGGCTAATAATTCCGCCTTATCTTCGCAAGTGCGACCTATCGCATCCGCTTTTGCTAACATACATAACAAGGACATTTTTACGCGTAACGAAGCAGCAAAGAGGGTGCGTTCTGGATCAGGCTTTTCCATCAGCCATAAAGGCAAGCCGTGAAAACGCACAAGAGCCGCAATTTTCTCACGCACCGCAAATGGGGTATCCACTTGGCGAAATAAAATATTTCGCGCGGATAATTCGCCTTTTTTAGCATGTCCCGGTGAATGAATACGCCCCTCTTCATCTTCCCGCGTTGTGTTGCGCTTTTCCACATCGTGCAACAAAGCTGCTGCCCAGACAATATTTTGCTCAAGTTCTGGAAGTTGCTGATATTCTGGCAAACTTTCCAGTGCAGCAAGCACCATTTGGGTATGGATCGCCACATTACCCTCAGCATGGTGCAGTGCATCTTGCGGGACATTTTGCATATCGCGTACAAAATCAAACTGAGCTTCAAGTTGAGCCCAATCGCGGCTTTTAGTGAATTGCCAACTCATGGCTGCTCTCCTTGTCGCTCAAACGCCAACTTGGCTCTTTGCCAGTTTCGCTTCCAGTGAATGTCTGTTTTCACGTGATTTTTACGCACATATTTGAACACATGAGACATAAAGCCATCCACATGAAAACCTCGGCTATCACGGCTAACAATGCCCTCCATGCTACAGGCTTGGCCTGTATGAGTATCATGGGCAATAAATTTGCTATCTAATGATGCCGCCGCAATTAATGAGCGTGCATACTCTTGCTCACTCATCTGTTTATTCACGGGCAACGTAAGTTGTGGCACAGTGGGAAAATCAAACAATGCTGCATAAAACTGCACTTCTTCCCAACTTAGCCAATACTCCCCTTGGCGTACCGCAAACACATAAAAATAATCTTCAATATGTTGATATTCAATGGAATGCACTGCATAGAGGTTTTCACCGAATAGCTCAATATTTCCTAAATCGTCTTTAATTAATTGCCAACGCTGGCGAATTTGCTGGCTCCATGCGGATTGTGTCGGTGCGCCATGAGAACGCGCAAAAACACCATGGCGGCTCAAACAGTTATTTTCACCATCGAGCTTTTCTGTGTGGATCAGCGTGTCGATATTTTGGATATGAGACCACCAATCACTATTGATACGATCGTCGCTCGTCGTACCGGGTGAGAACGGGTAATGATACGTTCTACCATACTTTCTTGATTGCATATTCATCATGCTTTCTCTAAAGAAATAGAAATAACCACAAATCTTTGCCAGATTTGCGTCTTTAAATGTTGAGAAATCAAGTGTTGGTA
The window above is part of the Providencia sp. R33 genome. Proteins encoded here:
- the citF gene encoding citrate lyase subunit alpha, with the protein product MTTNTQRQTRVSAYLQPNSDEALREFKDIGKVQQQVQKPRNRKLCDDLQVAIRRSGLQDGMTISFHHAFRGGDLTVNMVMQVIAEMGFRNLTLASSSLSACHSPLVEHIRHGVIRKIYTSGIRGPLAEAISRGELEEPVQIHSHGGRANLVHSGELRIDVAFIGVPSCDEYGNANGYTGTASCGSLGYAKIDAETAKKVVMLTEELLDYPHNPSSIKQDEVDYIVKVKRVGDADKIGADATRMTSNPRELLIARTAADVIEKSGFFKDGFSLQTGTGGASLAVTRFLEDKMRRHNITAGFALGGITSTIVDLHEKGLIRKLLDVQSFDKAAAESLARNPNHIEISANQYACFDSKGASVDMLDVVVLSALEIDTRFNVNVLTGSDGVIRGASGGHSDTAVAAKLSIIVAPLVRGRIPTLVDEVLTCVTPGSSVDILVTDHGIAVNPARPELKQQLESQGIKTVSIGWLRERAQLLTGTPNPIEFTDKVVAVVRYRDGSVIDVVHQVKE
- the citX gene encoding citrate lyase holo-[acyl-carrier protein] synthase: MFCPLPDTQEQFEIFLPELLASRDARQARQQQWIGLHQVTLISFTVVFPGAVKDNSLVRHVFNQGLNALKQVALCRQWVLLSQQSWALRTGPECLVAVDADAIDVKKALIEAEEFSPVGRLWDFDVFDAQGKQYSRSQLNLPVRRCLICEKEAKVCARHRTHPLADILLRIEELAHGTC
- the citG gene encoding triphosphoribosyl-dephospho-CoA synthase CitG; this translates as MELVSYSQTLSDQLTHYYSQLAWQAMLAEVNLTPKPGLVDKHNTGAHKDMALTDFHLSANAIARFFPSFIQAGAQHKDLPINQVLSKIRTIGIECETAMFRATQGVNTHKGSIFSLGLVLTAVGRLMALQQTVTPSAISQLVAGMCQGICTELMQPTQTPTAGQRLYQQFGFTGARGEAEGGYSLVINHALPFYLQQLAAQQDAEIALINTLILLMKVNDDTNIANRGGLDGLIWVKQQATELLQEGINHPDDLVKVKQFDQHCIQKNLSPGGSADLLILTWFFARLPRQGFGI
- a CDS encoding anion permease, whose product is MPKDKIWKLLLLIAIPIIIALIPTPAGLPHIAWLLFGLYLAAIVGLVLKPYSEPVILLATIAASAVIIGVTGTKDVKASEVLSGYASGTTWLVFAAFTLSAAFVITGLGKRLSYILIGKLGGTTLGLGYVTAILDLIIAPATPSNTARAGGIVFPIINSVAVALGSDPEKSPRKAGHYLLVNVYMVTKTTSYMFLTAMAPNALALAMMSDIMGIHLSWGGWALAASVPGLIMLILTPLMIYKLYPPELKKVNNKEIAAKGLADLGPMTMREKLLAIIFVIALCGWIFSDFIGVSASSVAIAVMALTLILGVVTWDDVLKNKGGWNTLIWYGGIISMSGVLTKAGFFKWLADTMSQYLSFGDQAMLAFFVIMFISVAIRYLFASGGAYVAAMVPVFATVGMVAGAPPMLLALGLLFSNAYGGSVTHYGGAAAPIVFGAGYNDIRSWWIIGGLVAFVSLFVHMTIGLGWWEILISMGLI
- a CDS encoding 4-oxalomesaconate tautomerase translates to MKKIPCTLMRGGTSKGVFLLADSLPTDIKQRDELILDIMGSGHPLQIDGIGGGSPQTSKVAIISRSEHPDADVDYLFAQVAITERIVDTAPNCGNMLCAVGPFALEKGLVPITDNVTTVRVRNVNTETFVNSTVQTPNGQVQYEGNTQIASVPGSAAPIALTFLNASGAKTGKLLPTGNAIDTIDGIEVSCIDMAVPIVLIDAPQLNKTGYESAAELESDNAFMQQLESIRIKAGAIMGLGDVTKKVIPKPILVSPATQGGTINVRYFMPQKCHGALAVTGAIAIATSTILPNNIAQRYVQSVDMKNIAIEHLSGKFEVTLNQQGDSPEGLQASIIRTARKLFEGDVFVL
- a CDS encoding AAA family ATPase, with the translated sequence MSWQFTKSRDWAQLEAQFDFVRDMQNVPQDALHHAEGNVAIHTQMVLAALESLPEYQQLPELEQNIVWAAALLHDVEKRNTTREDEEGRIHSPGHAKKGELSARNILFRQVDTPFAVREKIAALVRFHGLPLWLMEKPDPERTLFAASLRVKMSLLCMLAKADAIGRTCEDKAELLARIELFELFCREQACWDKPKEFASLAGRFHYFHHQRGTPDYQPFEEEGSEVTMLCGLPGMGKDHFVKQFYPQTQMVCLDEIRREHKINPADRNAQGWVAQQGKEQAKQFLRTKTNFIWNATSLSASLRESMVSLFARYQAKVHIVYLEVPAKQWRQQNQQRKFAVPEQVMERMAGKLELPTPDEAYRVSYYINGEFVDLLD
- a CDS encoding RNA ligase family protein, producing MNMQSRKYGRTYHYPFSPGTTSDDRINSDWWSHIQNIDTLIHTEKLDGENNCLSRHGVFARSHGAPTQSAWSQQIRQRWQLIKDDLGNIELFGENLYAVHSIEYQHIEDYFYVFAVRQGEYWLSWEEVQFYAALFDFPTVPQLTLPVNKQMSEQEYARSLIAAASLDSKFIAHDTHTGQACSMEGIVSRDSRGFHVDGFMSHVFKYVRKNHVKTDIHWKRNWQRAKLAFERQGEQP